A genomic window from Rhizobium sp. EC-SD404 includes:
- a CDS encoding alpha/beta hydrolase yields MSLQSYQHRIRPGSPGAPILFGFHGTGGDENQFFDFAARLMPQATIVSPRGDVSEGGALRFFRRRAEGLYDMEDLAVRSAALASFIAAHRDEAQAGAVYGLGYSNGANILAAMMFEDGTLFDGAVLMHPLIPWSPEPNSDLKGRDIVITAGRRDPICPPAQTEALAAYLVSQQAHVDLQWHDGGHDIRPNEIGAAQAFASRVASAV; encoded by the coding sequence TCGCCGGGTGCGCCGATCCTCTTCGGGTTTCACGGCACGGGCGGAGACGAGAACCAGTTCTTCGATTTTGCCGCGCGGCTGATGCCGCAGGCTACGATCGTCTCTCCCCGCGGCGACGTGTCGGAAGGTGGCGCGCTGCGCTTCTTCCGTCGGCGCGCCGAGGGCCTCTACGACATGGAAGATCTCGCAGTTCGCAGTGCGGCGCTTGCAAGCTTCATCGCGGCCCACCGCGACGAAGCACAGGCGGGCGCCGTCTATGGCCTCGGCTATTCCAACGGTGCCAACATTCTCGCGGCCATGATGTTCGAGGACGGCACGCTGTTCGATGGGGCGGTGCTTATGCACCCGCTCATCCCGTGGAGCCCTGAGCCGAACTCGGATCTGAAGGGTCGCGACATCGTCATCACTGCCGGTCGGCGTGATCCGATCTGTCCACCGGCCCAGACGGAAGCGCTGGCCGCTTATCTCGTTTCCCAGCAGGCGCATGTCGACCTGCAGTGGCATGACGGCGGGCATGATATCCGTCCGAACGAAATCGGTGCAGCACAGGCGTTTGCGTCCCGCGTGGCATCGGCCGTCTGA
- a CDS encoding YihY/virulence factor BrkB family protein, whose amino-acid sequence MSDFGDERTSIVDASTAAKQDEERGEGKHVSRGRRADHPMQLPRHGWLDVAWRIWNNIGANRIMLVAAGATFYLLLALFPALAAFVSLYGLVANPVSVADHIAFLGSLLPAGGLDIIESQLDALATQDASALSFGFILGLLIALWSANNGIKTLFDAMNIVYAEKEKRGFIQLNLLSAVFTIGGLLVAMALIFTVGVVPAIIAFFGLANQTDLMIAWLRWPALLTIIAIGITLIYRFGPSRRPAKWRWLIPGSVLATAIWISASAAFSFYLQNFADYNATYGSLGAVIGFMTWTWISVIILLVGAQLNAEIEHQTLNDTTIGPGARMGERGAVVADSVGEARPA is encoded by the coding sequence GTGAGCGATTTTGGCGACGAACGCACCAGCATCGTCGATGCGTCCACTGCGGCCAAGCAGGACGAGGAACGGGGCGAAGGCAAGCACGTATCGCGGGGACGTCGCGCCGATCATCCCATGCAATTGCCCCGGCACGGCTGGCTCGATGTCGCCTGGCGCATCTGGAACAACATCGGCGCCAACCGCATCATGCTCGTCGCAGCCGGCGCGACGTTCTATCTGCTGCTGGCGCTCTTTCCAGCCCTTGCAGCATTCGTGTCGCTCTATGGCCTCGTCGCCAATCCGGTCAGCGTTGCAGACCACATCGCCTTCCTCGGTTCGCTTCTGCCAGCTGGTGGACTCGACATCATCGAATCCCAATTGGATGCCTTGGCAACTCAGGACGCGAGCGCATTGAGCTTCGGCTTCATCCTCGGTCTGTTGATTGCCCTGTGGAGCGCGAACAACGGCATCAAGACGCTCTTCGACGCGATGAACATCGTCTACGCCGAAAAGGAGAAGCGCGGCTTCATCCAGCTTAACCTGCTGTCGGCAGTTTTTACGATCGGTGGATTGTTGGTCGCCATGGCGCTGATCTTCACCGTGGGCGTGGTGCCTGCCATCATCGCATTTTTCGGCCTCGCCAATCAGACCGACCTGATGATTGCGTGGCTGCGCTGGCCTGCTCTTCTCACCATCATCGCCATTGGCATCACGCTGATATACCGGTTCGGCCCCAGCCGTCGGCCGGCGAAATGGCGGTGGCTGATCCCCGGATCGGTTCTCGCCACTGCCATCTGGATTTCTGCGTCTGCGGCGTTCTCGTTCTATCTGCAGAACTTTGCCGACTACAACGCCACCTACGGTTCGCTTGGTGCGGTCATAGGCTTCATGACCTGGACCTGGATATCCGTCATCATCCTTCTGGTCGGCGCCCAGCTGAACGCCGAGATCGAACACCAGACGCTCAACGACACGACCATCGGCCCCGGCGCTCGCATGGGTGAGCGCGGGGCCGTCGTCGCCGACAGCGTTGGTGAAGCACGGCCTGCCTGA
- a CDS encoding GNAT family N-acetyltransferase: MFRTRLADDLDLLVRAVVPADKNHLLAGFSHLSERSRFFRFLGGVTRLSESDLVRFTAHSNAQHCAIGALNMSVVPPDPVAIARYERLDTDRESAEMAVTVIDAYQGYGVGPLLIGAIAFCAAEAEIKRFVAYVHPENRGMIQLMISLGAHIVDAAEGEITFDLPLHRDAWAYPDTRAGRQVRLAYGLMAHHAPEAAAGPIGQS; the protein is encoded by the coding sequence ATGTTCCGAACGCGCCTAGCGGATGATCTGGATTTGCTGGTTCGTGCCGTGGTCCCGGCTGACAAGAACCATCTTTTGGCAGGATTTTCCCATCTTTCCGAGCGGTCGCGGTTCTTCCGATTTCTGGGTGGCGTCACGCGTCTTTCGGAAAGCGATCTTGTCCGGTTCACCGCGCACTCCAATGCCCAGCATTGCGCGATCGGTGCCTTGAACATGAGTGTCGTTCCGCCCGATCCCGTCGCCATCGCACGCTACGAGCGGCTCGATACAGATCGTGAAAGCGCGGAAATGGCCGTGACCGTGATCGATGCCTATCAAGGCTATGGGGTTGGCCCGCTGTTGATCGGCGCCATCGCCTTCTGTGCCGCGGAAGCAGAGATCAAGCGTTTCGTTGCCTACGTGCATCCTGAGAATCGCGGGATGATCCAGCTGATGATCTCCCTCGGCGCGCATATCGTGGATGCGGCCGAGGGGGAGATCACGTTCGACTTGCCGCTGCATCGGGATGCATGGGCCTATCCGGATACGCGGGCAGGAAGGCAGGTGCGGCTGGCTTATGGTCTAATGGCGCATCATGCGCCGGAAGCAGCCGCGGGGCCGATTGGACAGTCCTGA
- a CDS encoding ABC transporter ATP-binding protein, producing MTEIADIDRGSGPLLAARDLVRHFPAARGAAVAGVSFEVMPGELIALLGPSGCGKTTTLRLTGGFERPDAGTISLNGRDVTNLPPEKRGIGFVFQDYALFPHLSVAANVAFGLRHASPAEQRRRTAQMLEMVGLADLADRMPHQLSGGQQQRVALARTLAPAPPLVLLDEPFSNLDAALRVETRQEVRRLLKQAGSAAILVTHDQEEALALADRVAVMHAGKILQMSTPDDVYRRPADEFVARFIGRSNIVPACANGFLAQTDFGDLAIDRTMYGNVRLAVKPEQFVLTPAEDGNGVVIGREFRGHDQLYWVRVGGTEIMALAATSSLLTIGTPVRLTTSEPVALFEQAVAENS from the coding sequence ATGACTGAAATAGCTGACATTGATCGGGGTTCGGGACCGCTGCTCGCGGCGCGCGATCTCGTGCGGCATTTTCCGGCGGCCCGCGGCGCCGCAGTCGCCGGCGTGTCCTTCGAAGTCATGCCGGGAGAACTCATTGCGCTCCTTGGTCCTTCGGGCTGCGGCAAGACCACCACGCTGCGTCTGACGGGTGGCTTCGAGCGCCCTGACGCCGGAACGATCAGTCTCAACGGCCGCGATGTCACGAACCTTCCGCCCGAAAAGCGCGGCATCGGTTTCGTCTTCCAGGACTACGCACTCTTTCCGCATCTGAGCGTCGCGGCCAATGTTGCCTTCGGCCTGCGGCACGCCTCCCCTGCCGAGCAACGGCGACGCACGGCCCAAATGCTCGAGATGGTGGGCCTTGCCGATCTCGCCGACCGCATGCCGCATCAGCTGTCGGGCGGCCAGCAACAGCGCGTGGCGCTTGCGCGAACGCTCGCGCCGGCCCCACCCCTCGTGCTGCTCGACGAGCCCTTCTCCAATCTCGATGCCGCCTTGCGTGTCGAGACGCGCCAGGAAGTACGCCGGCTCCTGAAACAGGCCGGATCCGCAGCCATTCTCGTCACGCATGACCAGGAAGAGGCGCTGGCACTTGCCGACCGCGTCGCTGTCATGCATGCGGGCAAGATTCTGCAGATGAGCACGCCCGACGACGTCTACCGGCGCCCGGCGGATGAATTCGTCGCCCGATTCATCGGCAGGTCCAACATCGTTCCCGCATGCGCAAACGGGTTCCTCGCCCAGACCGATTTCGGCGATCTCGCCATCGACCGGACGATGTACGGCAATGTGCGCCTTGCCGTGAAGCCCGAGCAATTCGTGCTGACGCCCGCCGAAGATGGCAACGGCGTCGTCATCGGTCGCGAGTTCCGGGGCCACGATCAACTGTACTGGGTCCGCGTGGGCGGAACCGAGATCATGGCGCTCGCCGCAACAAGCAGCCTGCTCACTATTGGCACGCCCGTGCGGCTGACGACCTCCGAGCCTGTTGCTCTATTCGAACAGGCCGTCGCGGAAAATTCGTGA
- a CDS encoding iron ABC transporter permease, whose amino-acid sequence MTAIVTGGRKRAPPAIFVIPAVLVGLAMLVPIFYLVLRATEADFGTVASLVFRPRTGQLLLNTAALVAGVLILATAIAAPLAWLTTRTGLKGRRIAHILVVLPLAVPGYVMAYALIGLSGYYGFMNTLFGWTFPRPQGWLGATLALSLYTYPYIYLNLRAALGSIDASLEESARALGASPREVFFRVTLPYLRPALFAGWLVVGLYVIGDFGAVALMRFEVFSYALYTQYAAAYDRIYAAWLALIMITIAISVIWWESKLREGAHFARTGTGSGVRSRIAAIGTLPSVAAWGFIVLVALASLGLPISVLAFWLSAEPLLPSLPALFTSFWHSVSVAVPSALLAGALALPVAVMAVRYPSPLSSAINRLAFIGYAVPPLAFALAFVFLSLGFARPLYQSHLLLVIAYSLAFLALALGPIRAALYLARPSLEEAARSLGYSPLSVIAHVVFPLIRRGVIGGMVLVFVIAMKELPIAFLLAPTGYRSLAITLFSRTSEGMMVNAAPYAAAIIIFSGLFVGVVLRHEAKHD is encoded by the coding sequence GTGACAGCCATCGTGACGGGCGGCCGCAAACGCGCGCCGCCCGCCATCTTCGTCATCCCCGCCGTTCTGGTGGGGCTGGCGATGCTGGTCCCCATCTTCTACCTCGTGCTGCGCGCGACCGAGGCCGATTTCGGCACGGTCGCTTCTCTCGTTTTCAGGCCCCGCACCGGGCAGTTGCTGTTGAACACGGCAGCACTCGTCGCCGGCGTCCTTATCCTGGCGACGGCGATTGCCGCGCCTTTGGCCTGGCTCACGACCCGCACCGGCCTCAAGGGCCGCCGCATCGCGCACATCCTCGTCGTACTGCCGCTCGCGGTTCCAGGCTACGTCATGGCCTATGCGCTGATCGGGCTGTCCGGCTATTACGGATTCATGAACACGCTCTTCGGCTGGACTTTCCCCAGGCCGCAAGGCTGGCTCGGCGCAACGCTCGCGCTCAGCCTCTATACCTATCCCTACATCTATCTGAATTTGCGCGCGGCCCTCGGCAGCATCGATGCGAGCCTCGAGGAAAGCGCGCGCGCCCTCGGCGCTTCGCCGCGCGAGGTCTTTTTCCGCGTCACGCTGCCCTACCTGCGTCCGGCGCTCTTTGCCGGCTGGCTCGTCGTCGGCCTCTATGTGATCGGCGATTTCGGAGCCGTCGCGCTGATGCGGTTCGAGGTCTTCTCATACGCGCTCTACACGCAATATGCCGCCGCCTATGATCGCATCTACGCCGCCTGGCTCGCGCTGATCATGATCACCATCGCGATCTCGGTCATCTGGTGGGAAAGCAAGTTGCGAGAGGGCGCTCACTTCGCCCGTACGGGAACCGGCTCGGGCGTTCGATCGCGCATCGCTGCGATCGGCACGCTCCCGTCGGTGGCGGCATGGGGCTTCATCGTCCTGGTGGCGCTCGCGTCGCTTGGCCTGCCGATTTCCGTTCTCGCCTTCTGGCTGTCGGCGGAACCCCTGCTTCCCAGCCTGCCTGCGCTTTTCACGAGCTTCTGGCACTCCGTGTCGGTCGCCGTCCCGTCGGCGTTGCTCGCCGGTGCGCTGGCGCTGCCCGTCGCGGTCATGGCGGTGCGCTACCCGTCGCCGCTGTCGAGCGCGATCAACCGCCTGGCCTTCATCGGCTATGCGGTGCCACCGCTGGCCTTCGCGCTTGCCTTCGTGTTCCTGTCACTCGGCTTCGCGCGGCCGCTCTATCAGTCGCATCTCCTGCTGGTGATCGCCTATTCGCTCGCGTTCCTAGCACTGGCGCTCGGACCGATCCGCGCGGCGCTTTATCTCGCGCGTCCCTCCCTGGAGGAAGCGGCCCGGTCGCTCGGCTATAGTCCGCTTTCGGTCATTGCCCATGTGGTCTTCCCGCTGATCCGGCGCGGCGTGATCGGTGGGATGGTGCTGGTCTTCGTCATCGCCATGAAGGAACTCCCGATCGCGTTCCTGCTTGCGCCGACCGGCTACCGGTCGCTCGCGATCACGCTGTTCAGCCGCACATCCGAAGGCATGATGGTCAACGCGGCACCCTATGCCGCAGCCATCATCATTTTTTCCGGCTTGTTTGTCGGGGTCGTTCTCAGGCATGAAGCGAAACATGACTGA
- a CDS encoding iron ABC transporter substrate-binding protein, whose translation MSKTTRSLIAAAAFAAVSLPTLAGAQELTIYSGRGDTFAQPIIDRFAEETGIEVEVRYGGTAEMAVLISEEGDQSPADVFWAQDPGALGAVGELFAPLPEELLATVPETLRDDEGRWVAASARARTFIYSPERVEEGELPTSITDLTGEDYRGRVGWAPTNGSFQAHLTALRVLLGEEETKAWLEAMIANDTQVYSNNASQLQAIADGEIDFGLVNHYYLLRNKAADAAFPVAQSIFANGDAGNLLMAAGAGVLASSDNAEAAEQFVTFLLSEEAQTYFAQDNQEYGVIEGADNSGIEPNIEDVIAASPALDLNDIDDLEGTLDLLREVGLL comes from the coding sequence ATGTCCAAGACAACACGATCGCTGATCGCCGCGGCAGCTTTTGCAGCCGTTTCGTTGCCCACACTTGCGGGTGCCCAGGAACTGACGATCTATTCCGGCCGTGGCGATACGTTCGCACAGCCGATCATCGACCGTTTTGCCGAAGAGACCGGCATCGAAGTCGAGGTCCGATACGGCGGCACGGCCGAGATGGCCGTTCTGATCTCCGAAGAAGGCGACCAGAGCCCGGCGGATGTGTTTTGGGCCCAGGATCCGGGCGCCTTGGGCGCTGTCGGCGAACTCTTCGCGCCGCTGCCGGAAGAACTGCTCGCAACGGTTCCAGAGACACTGCGCGATGACGAAGGCCGCTGGGTTGCCGCTTCGGCACGGGCGCGCACCTTCATCTATTCGCCCGAGCGTGTCGAAGAGGGCGAACTCCCGACCTCGATCACCGATCTGACCGGCGAAGACTATCGCGGCCGCGTCGGCTGGGCGCCGACCAATGGCTCGTTCCAGGCACACCTGACCGCGTTGCGGGTTCTCCTTGGCGAGGAAGAAACCAAGGCCTGGCTCGAGGCGATGATCGCCAACGACACACAGGTCTATTCCAACAACGCATCCCAGCTTCAGGCGATCGCCGACGGCGAAATCGATTTCGGCCTGGTCAATCACTATTACCTGCTGCGCAACAAGGCAGCTGATGCCGCCTTCCCCGTCGCGCAGTCGATCTTCGCCAATGGCGATGCAGGCAATCTGCTGATGGCAGCCGGTGCGGGCGTTCTTGCCTCGTCCGACAACGCCGAAGCAGCAGAGCAGTTCGTCACCTTCCTCCTGTCCGAAGAAGCGCAGACCTACTTCGCGCAGGACAACCAGGAATACGGCGTCATCGAAGGCGCCGACAATTCCGGCATCGAGCCCAACATCGAGGACGTCATCGCCGCTTCGCCGGCGCTCGACCTCAACGACATCGACGATCTCGAAGGCACGCTCGACCTGCTCCGTGAGGTCGGCCTGTTGTGA